One window from the genome of Nicotiana sylvestris chromosome 9, ASM39365v2, whole genome shotgun sequence encodes:
- the LOC138877471 gene encoding uncharacterized protein, protein MDVRIESQVISKRGSFKYLGSVIYGNGEIDEDFTHCIGIVSMKWRLASGVMCHKKVPLLLKGKFYRAVVRLTMLYRAKCWPVKNSHTQKIKAAKMRMLRWMYGHTRMDKIRNEDIREKVDVALIDDKMGKRDSYGSGTFRGEAWIPR, encoded by the coding sequence ATGGACGTGAGGATTGAATCACAGGTCATTTCCAAGAGAggcagtttcaagtaccttgggtcagttatctATGGGaatggggagatcgacgaggatttCACACACTGTATAGGGATAGTAtcgatgaaatggaggttagcatctggagtcatGTGTCACAAGAAAGTGCCTCTgctactcaaaggtaagttttatagggCGGTGGTTAGGCTGACCATGTTGTATAGAGCTaagtgttggccagttaagaatTCACATACCCAGAAGATAAAAGCAGcaaaaatgaggatgttgaggtggatgtacgggcacactaggatggataagattaggaatgaagatattcgggagaaggtggatGTGGCTCTTATTGATGACAAGATGGGGAAGCGAGACTCATATGGTTCGGGCACGTTTAGAGGAGAAGCTTGGATTCCCCGGTAA